One part of the Dermacentor silvarum isolate Dsil-2018 chromosome 6, BIME_Dsil_1.4, whole genome shotgun sequence genome encodes these proteins:
- the LOC119456034 gene encoding protein KTI12 homolog yields the protein MPLIVMCGLPCSGKSTRARQLKEHFKRTWVVELVSDDEGLARNDVYTDAAREKQLRDQLKSDVARLLSRDRLVILDAPNYIKGYRYELYCLVRGARTNHCVVQVLATQEQCKQWNGERPHVLQYAPEVLNALAERLEPPDANNRWDRPLVQLSWDTDDAGAAKEVENALSGHQPLPPHRSTQNAPLVADLHERDQLTRNIVQTMLQSADPTLPPAGQLHRLRRQFLAWSGTRPLSELPQLFDLYVRSGGDQC from the exons ATGCCGCTCATTGTAATGTGCGGACTTCCTTGCAGCGGAAAATCAACGCGGGCGCGACAGCTAAAGGAGCACTTTAAGCGAACGTGGGTAGTTGAACTTGTCTCCGATGACGAAGGCCTCGCGCGGAACGACGTCTACACAG ATGCGGCGCGGGAGAAGCAGTTGCGGGACCAGCTCAAATCGGACGTGGCGCG GTTGCTCTCGCGGGACCGCCTGGTGATACTAGATGCGCCCAACTATATCAAAG GCTACCGGTACGAGTTGTATTGCCTGGTGCGAGGGGCACGGACAAACCACTGTGTA GTGCAAGTGCTGGCTACCCAGGAACAGTGCAAGCAGTGGAATGGGGAGCGGCCTCATGTACTGCAGTATGCACCAGAGGT GCTGAATGCCCTGGCTGAACGGCTCGAGCCTCCTGATGCAAACAACCGCTGGGATCGGCCACTTGTTCAGCTGTCCTGGGACACAGATGATGCAGGGGCTGCCAAGGAAGTTGAAAATGCACTGTCTGGCCACCAGCCACTGCCACCCCACCGTTCCACACAGAAT GCGCCCCTGGTTGCAGACTTGCACGAGCGGGACCAGCTGACACGCAACATAGTGCAGACAATGCTGCAGTCTGCCGACCCAA CCCTGCCACCTGCTGGCCAACTGCACAGGCTGCGACGCCAGTTCTTGGCTTGGAGTGGGACACGGCCCCTGTCCGAACTGCCACAGCTGTTCGACCTGTACGTGCGGAGTGGTGGCGACCAGTGCTAG